From Rahnella aceris, a single genomic window includes:
- the secM gene encoding secA translation cis-regulator SecM, translating into MIGILNRWRQFGRRYFWPHLLLGMVAASLGVSTSLSQTELPAVPNTSSSLNRLNIASTGLSNLALLQANRRPAFGVDYWQQHALRTVIRHLSFALAPQVVYTVAQPEAEMQAAEPLHVQQLALLVTLNALLTHEPKPPVIIRQTQQPFLPLASSHQTGLWLAQVQGIRAGPFSLI; encoded by the coding sequence GTGATTGGCATTCTAAATCGTTGGCGACAATTTGGCAGAAGGTATTTTTGGCCGCATCTCCTGTTGGGGATGGTCGCGGCAAGCCTTGGCGTGTCCACGAGCCTGTCGCAAACGGAACTGCCAGCGGTTCCTAATACGTCCTCAAGTCTAAATCGTCTTAACATCGCCAGTACAGGGCTGAGTAATCTTGCGTTACTCCAGGCGAATCGCCGCCCGGCTTTTGGTGTTGATTACTGGCAACAGCATGCATTACGCACGGTCATCCGTCATCTTTCTTTTGCTTTGGCCCCGCAGGTGGTTTACACCGTAGCGCAGCCGGAAGCAGAAATGCAGGCCGCTGAGCCGTTGCATGTTCAGCAACTCGCGTTGCTGGTTACCCTTAATGCTTTACTGACCCATGAGCCAAAACCTCCGGTTATCATCCGTCAGACGCAACAGCCATTCCTCCCTCTTGCTTCATCGCATCAAACCGGCCTGTGGTTAGCACAGGTGCAAGGCATTCGTGCCGGCCCGTTCTCTCTGATTTAA
- a CDS encoding DUF721 domain-containing protein, with product MRDSRPQLLDILFDDASSTEQSPLRIVQQRAAALLKLNRAVKGLLPTPMQPWCRVGNYRQGVLVLEIANASWMMRLRYEQPALLSALRAQILPSLSSIDIRINPSLMAKMENASQIAIKNKAIAAESMPVRHLSAQSAEELRGLASRSPEKLRKALERLAGLAGESAKSTSRNK from the coding sequence ATGCGCGATAGTCGCCCACAATTATTAGATATCCTGTTCGATGATGCCTCTTCGACTGAACAAAGCCCGCTGCGTATTGTTCAACAGCGTGCTGCGGCGTTATTGAAACTCAACCGCGCAGTGAAAGGTCTGTTACCGACGCCCATGCAACCATGGTGTCGTGTCGGTAATTATCGACAGGGAGTTTTAGTACTTGAAATAGCTAATGCCAGCTGGATGATGCGATTACGCTATGAACAACCCGCATTACTCTCTGCACTTCGAGCGCAAATTCTACCATCATTGTCATCAATCGACATCAGGATTAATCCTTCGCTCATGGCGAAAATGGAAAATGCTTCGCAGATCGCGATTAAAAATAAAGCGATCGCTGCAGAATCTATGCCCGTCAGGCATTTAAGCGCGCAGAGTGCAGAAGAATTAAGGGGACTTGCGAGCCGTAGCCCAGAGAAACTCAGAAAGGCTTTAGAACGACTGGCTGGCCTGGCCGGAGAGAGTGCCAAATCAACCAGTCGTAATAAGTAA